A portion of the Halopelagius inordinatus genome contains these proteins:
- a CDS encoding 50S ribosomal protein L15e, producing MARSFYSHIKEAWKQPGDGKLAELQWQRKQEWRDQGAIERVERPTRLDKARELGYKAKQGIVVARVSVRKGNARKQRHKAGRRSKRQGVNRIGRRKSIQRIAEERASRKYPNLRVLASYWVGEDGSQKWHEVILVDPEHPAIQSDDELNWICSDDHKGRAFRGLTNSGKSNRGLRKRGKGSEHTRPSVASNRRRGK from the coding sequence ATGGCACGAAGCTTCTACTCTCACATCAAGGAGGCCTGGAAGCAGCCCGGCGACGGCAAACTCGCCGAGTTGCAGTGGCAGCGAAAGCAAGAGTGGCGAGACCAGGGCGCGATAGAACGCGTCGAACGTCCGACGCGCCTCGACAAGGCCCGCGAACTCGGGTACAAAGCAAAGCAGGGCATCGTCGTGGCTCGCGTCTCCGTCCGAAAGGGTAACGCCCGCAAACAGCGCCACAAGGCCGGTCGCCGGTCGAAGCGTCAGGGCGTCAACCGCATCGGTCGCCGCAAGAGCATCCAGCGCATCGCAGAGGAACGCGCCTCCCGAAAGTATCCGAACCTGCGCGTCCTCGCGTCGTACTGGGTCGGGGAAGACGGCTCGCAGAAGTGGCACGAAGTGATTCTCGTGGACCCCGAGCACCCCGCCATCCAGAGCGACGACGAACTCAACTGGATCTGCAGCGACGACCACAAGGGCCGCGCGTTCCGCGGTCTGACCAACTCGGGCAAGTCGAACCGCGGCCTCCGCAAGCGCGGGAAAGGTTCGGAACACACGCGTCCGAGCGTCGCCAGCAACCGCCGCCGCGGCAAGTAA
- a CDS encoding helix-turn-helix domain-containing protein, with amino-acid sequence MKGCPVAAMSGDFEVESVVTDRQAASGGGAVVGEVTVKRPPEELSIPDAADVVFSDGSRSVLRFEAEGEHCPCGRVPDHGCPVRDIDVVGGRAADRETASGDAGGGTVVVSFLVSEMETVRRIISDLQARCDSVRIHRLMRSDPDDSGSLLLVDRSAFTDRQYEVLRTAHEMGYFERPKAANSADVASALGITASTFTEHLAATQSKLLDQILSV; translated from the coding sequence GTGAAGGGCTGTCCCGTCGCTGCGATGAGCGGGGATTTCGAGGTAGAGTCCGTCGTCACCGACCGACAGGCCGCCTCAGGCGGGGGTGCCGTCGTCGGCGAGGTGACGGTGAAACGCCCGCCCGAGGAGTTGTCGATTCCCGACGCGGCGGACGTCGTCTTCTCCGACGGGTCGCGGTCCGTACTCCGGTTCGAGGCGGAGGGCGAACACTGCCCGTGCGGGCGCGTCCCGGACCACGGATGTCCGGTCCGCGATATCGACGTCGTCGGCGGACGTGCGGCGGACCGCGAGACTGCGTCCGGCGACGCGGGCGGCGGAACGGTCGTCGTCTCGTTTCTCGTCTCCGAGATGGAGACGGTACGGCGAATCATCTCGGACCTGCAAGCGCGGTGCGACTCGGTTCGCATCCACCGCCTGATGCGATCCGACCCCGACGACTCGGGGTCGCTGCTGCTCGTGGACCGGTCGGCGTTCACCGACCGGCAGTACGAAGTTCTCCGAACCGCCCACGAGATGGGCTACTTCGAGCGACCGAAAGCCGCAAACTCCGCCGACGTCGCGTCCGCACTCGGTATCACCGCCTCCACATTTACCGAACATCTCGCGGCCACGCAGTCGAAACTACTGGACCAGATTCTCTCCGTGTGA
- a CDS encoding group I truncated hemoglobin: MSESVYHQIGGREAVEAVVNDFYDRVLSDDRLEVYFEGMDMQELRAHQVQFISAVAGGPVDYSGANMREAHDHLGVTEEHFAVVADYLERALRENGVGDDNVDAIMSEVAALKDPIIGA, encoded by the coding sequence ATGTCTGAATCCGTATATCATCAGATCGGAGGTAGAGAGGCAGTGGAAGCGGTCGTGAACGACTTTTACGACCGAGTACTGTCCGACGACCGACTCGAAGTCTACTTCGAGGGGATGGACATGCAGGAACTCCGGGCGCACCAAGTGCAGTTCATCAGTGCCGTCGCGGGCGGACCCGTCGACTACTCCGGTGCCAACATGCGCGAGGCGCACGACCACCTCGGCGTCACCGAGGAACACTTCGCCGTCGTCGCCGACTACCTCGAACGCGCACTTCGGGAGAACGGCGTCGGAGACGACAACGTGGATGCCATCATGTCCGAAGTCGCCGCGCTGAAAGACCCCATCATCGGGGCGTAG
- a CDS encoding MFS transporter, protein MGRYRRDDATFVVGVVSVAHFLSHVFLLAYPPLFPLLAAEFDASTAQLGLLVTAIYVPQLLLQLPFGEVVDRIGAKWVLVSGLALTSLSIGGSGFATSYWTLLGFAFASGIGQSVFHPADYALLGAVTTPDNEGIGFSAHTFGGYAGFAAAPLVVGNVGLAVSWNHALVGAGVVGAVVAVGIALTTDSVHARQVAERPGDSASETLRQMVGFVKQSDLLLVFVFYLISMMALVGLQSFTTVLAADAYGFSESTANTLLTVHLACTAVGVVAGGPLADLASFRRVVVGMFVLSAAGVGVLVLGVSSASFAVALAALSLTGFLFGLALPSRDKFANSVADPDAVGKSFGFFFTGLSVGAVVSPTLLGIVIDVWSAPSAFVVVGALLVVAASVVVAATYATAEP, encoded by the coding sequence ATGGGACGTTACAGACGGGACGACGCGACGTTCGTCGTCGGCGTCGTTTCGGTCGCGCACTTTCTCTCGCACGTCTTCTTGCTGGCCTATCCGCCTTTGTTTCCGCTACTCGCGGCGGAGTTCGACGCCTCCACCGCTCAACTCGGCTTGCTCGTGACGGCTATCTACGTTCCGCAACTTCTCCTCCAACTGCCGTTCGGCGAGGTCGTAGACCGAATCGGAGCCAAGTGGGTGCTCGTTTCGGGACTCGCGCTCACGTCTCTCAGTATCGGCGGGTCGGGGTTTGCGACGTCGTACTGGACGCTTCTCGGCTTCGCGTTCGCCTCCGGCATCGGGCAGTCGGTGTTTCATCCGGCGGACTACGCGCTACTCGGAGCCGTAACCACGCCGGACAACGAGGGGATTGGGTTCAGCGCCCACACCTTCGGCGGTTACGCCGGCTTCGCGGCGGCACCGCTCGTCGTCGGGAACGTCGGACTCGCGGTCAGTTGGAACCACGCTCTGGTCGGCGCGGGTGTCGTCGGAGCAGTCGTCGCTGTGGGAATCGCTCTGACGACCGACTCGGTTCACGCGCGCCAGGTGGCGGAGCGTCCGGGCGACTCCGCGTCGGAGACGCTCCGCCAGATGGTCGGCTTCGTCAAACAGTCGGACCTGCTTTTGGTGTTCGTGTTCTACCTGATCAGCATGATGGCGCTCGTCGGACTGCAGTCGTTCACCACGGTGCTCGCGGCCGACGCGTACGGGTTCTCCGAATCGACGGCGAACACGCTGTTGACGGTTCACCTCGCCTGTACGGCCGTCGGCGTCGTCGCCGGGGGACCGCTCGCCGATCTGGCGTCGTTTCGGCGGGTCGTGGTGGGGATGTTCGTCCTGTCGGCCGCCGGAGTCGGGGTACTCGTACTCGGCGTCTCCAGCGCCAGTTTCGCCGTCGCTCTCGCGGCGCTTTCGCTGACCGGGTTTCTGTTCGGCCTCGCGCTCCCGTCGCGAGACAAGTTCGCAAACAGCGTCGCCGACCCCGACGCGGTCGGTAAGAGCTTCGGGTTCTTCTTTACCGGACTGTCGGTGGGTGCCGTCGTCAGCCCGACGCTTCTCGGTATCGTCATCGACGTCTGGTCGGCCCCGTCCGCGTTCGTCGTCGTCGGTGCCCTGTTGGTCGTCGCCGCGTCCGTCGTCGTCGCGGCGACGTACGCGACGGCGGAGCCGTAA